GACTGGGGCATTAAATCATATGTAGGAATGGATGACAATCTCTGTCAGTGGTGATAATGGCACTACGGTCATCATGATGCCTTCAAGAAATGCAGGCTCAAATACTCAGGGGTGAAGCACCATGATGACCGTGGCTTTGGAAGCGATACAGCGGAAGAAAAAGGTGGAGAGAAAGTTAATGTCATTTGTTACTGAATTTAAGTGGGGGCGATATGGTTGTTCTGCATACTACGTTCTCCATGATTCTGTACTTctgacatttttaaacatttttatttattttagttttttaagattttattttcaagtgatctctacacccaacacacgGCTCCAACttacgatcctgagatcaagagtcacatgctctattgggTGATctagccaggcgcccctgtgtgtttgaaatttttatgatataaagataaaaacaattcaCTCAAGCTTTATGACTGCTTCTTTTCGCAGCCTTTTGTTCTAAGTCTCAACAGCTTTTTGGAGGGAATGGCATTTCTTAGGAAAAGTGCTCGGCACAAGAATATTCTACTAAAATAGTGAGATGTGTGAAGCTGTGGACTCTGTTCTACTTGTATTTTACCCCTGTTTATACTGTATCGTGTTTCAGCACCTGCAAGATAACCCATTCTTCCACTTCCGGATTGTAATACGCTTATCAGTGTTTGAGAACGTATGtattggggggtgagggggaaagGCTGTGTAATGAATAGCCCTgttgctaaaataattttattttttacctggaACACCCAGCACACAGAAACAATCTCCTTTCTTTaagttagacttttttttttttcagtattaaaattgTTTGCTGCAAAGAGTATCACGTTTCAAATGTGTTAAGGAAATGCGTCGCAGGTTTCTTTGCTATTTCATACTTCCTGCTTATCTATCCTGATTCCCTCTGGGAGACCTAAGCACCTTCCGGAAATGGCATAACCAGCAGCCAGCGCAGCTTCCATCTGAGAGCGGTGGCAGATAATGGCCAACTTAGCAAATAACAACGCCCAGTGGCCCAGAGGCTTGTACCAGATGGGCTGTGAGAAATCAAGGTCACAGTTTCACAGAGTCTCGGGTTCCTTATGTTTAAAAGGGTAAAGGAGATTAATCTGTGGgatgaaagaaggagaaagggtgAGAAGGTCCAATGGTGTCAAGTAAAAAGGTCTGGAATGTGAACCCTAGACCATTACAGCCCATGGGCCAAAGTGAGCAgctgtttgtttttataacaaataaatcagggggatccctgggtggtgcagcagtttagcgcctgccttcagcccagggcatggtcctggagtcctgggatcgagtcccacgttgggctccctgcatggagcctgcctctcctctctcatgaataaataaataaaatatttaaaaaatatttttttcaagtcctgatgtgggacttgaatctGGGAccccaggttcaggccctgggctgaaggcaggcgccaaaccgctgagccacccaggcgtccctaaataaagTTCTAACACATCCATGCTGTGTCTACATCAGGTCTACAGCTGCTTTTGCATTAAAGGTGAGCAGTTACTACAGACCACGTAGTCGGCAAACACAATAATTTTTTGCTATCTGGCCCTTCACAAACAAGGAATTGCTGACTCTGGCTCCAGATAGCCAAGGGCTTCTAACCGTCCACAGGTGCGAGCCGGCCAATGCCTCTGAAGCAGAAAAGGCCTTTGAATAACTTGGCAGTTGAATGTGGTTAGGAGCGACACTGAACCTGTGGCTCAGGAAGGCCAAacggaaaagaaaaaaaaaaaaaaaaaaaaaaaaagggaaggccaaacgagggcacctgggtggctcagtggtggagcacctgccttcagctcaggtcctgggacggagtcccgcatcggcttccccagcagggagcctgcttctccctctgcctgcgtctctgtctctctcatgaacggataaataaaatcttaaagaggaAAACGAAAGGCAAGGCGATGTCATGTAAAGTCCCACGTATTTGGTGCAGAAACGCGTGGAGCACACCGGCGCCACCCTCTGGCCAAAATGAAGAGAGCGGGGAGAGGCTGCGAAGGCCGTGAGGTCACTCGGGTCGGGTGGCAAGTCTGCGGCTCAGGGACCAGCTCCCCCGCCAGGGCTGGTGTGAGCCTGAGCTTCGCCGCAAAGGTCGACCTCGGCCGAGACCCGGGCGTGGGAAGCCAGCTCCCGAGAGTCGAAGGAGGCTCTCAGCGGGCGGCGTGAGGAAAGCCCAGGTCCCCTCCATCACTCGCGCCggagtggggtggggaaaggTCGCGGCGGCGGCAGCGCTCACGGACTGTTACGGAGCACAGCCTGCTGCGCCCCAGAGACTCTTCCTGAATTTATTCCATTTCATGCGAGAGCCCCGCCCGGCACCGGGAAGGTCCCCACGTGGAGCCGTGGATGCTGAGACTCAGAGGTTAAGCGACGTGCTGTCAACAGGGTCCAGCTCAGACAGCTCGCAGGCGACAGGGCGGAGGGCGGGACGCCGCTAGCGGCTGGGGGCGCTGACTTGGGCTCGAATGCAGCGCGGCGGGGAGAGAGTCCGGAGCTGCCTTTTCCAACcccagccacttttttttttttttttttgcattcgaGGGCTTTCCGGCCCCCGTCCCGTGTCTCCGAGCACCCTGGGGCTCTGCACCCCGCCGGGCGCCGCCTCACCTGCCGCGGGGCCGTCAGCGTCCCGTCCACGTCGAAGAGGCACAGCGCCGAGCCGGACGCCGCCATGTCCCCGCCTTCCATCCGGGACTCGTCGGCAACCCGGAACTTCCGGGTTCGGCCCCTTCCTCCCCGCGCCGCGGGGCACGCTGGGAggaggatgattttttttttttttttttctcctcctcccacagTGCCGGGGACTCGCGCCGGAGAGCCTCTCGGAACCACAAGTCCCAGGATGCAACGCGCGCCCACCCGGCGTCCTATTACGGCCGAGCTAGGCGCCCTTAGACGTTCCGGGGCAAGAGGGGGTTCACTTCCGGCGGCGTCCGCGCGGCCATGGTAAGAGGGCGCGTGGCGGGAACTGCCGGGGGGCGGTGCGCTCTCGGggtggcggggggcagggggagtccTGGAGTTCTGATTCGGAGAGTCCGCGCGTGGGCGGGCTCCGGCGGGGGTTGAGGCTtgccgcgcccgcccgcccgcccgtcTGCCTTCGAAAGCGCGTCTGGCTTGGGgaggccccgggagcccccgccGGGGACCGTGGGAGCCGGGGCCGGGCCCCAGGGCGGCGGGCCTCGCAGCCCGGGTGGGGAGCCGCGCGCCGGACGCAGCCCTCGTGCGGTGGGTTGgcgcctcccgcccccgcccttCCCCAGCCGGGCCTGGAAGGCAGCGCTCCCGCTCAGCCGCCACGAGGATGCTCTCACCGGACGGAGAACCGAGGAGGACTCACGACAGGTGTCGCAGAGGTTCGTGCGGGGAGGACGTTCCCACGGCCTTGTGCATCCGGGGCCCAGCCCGGAGTCGGCCCCCAGGTATTTGCCGGATGGACGCCGGCCCTGCCACCTCTCCTGTGCCTCTTGGAGCTGCCTGCGGAGAAGGGGGCCGGTCTGAGAGCCAGCCCCTGCCCCGCTCGCTGGCTGTGTGTCTTTGGGTAAACCTCTCACCTTCTCTGTGCATAACCTCCTCTGGTAAAGTGGAAGTACCCTTGACCCGTGAACAATACGGGGTTGCGTCCTGTGGGCCCACTTCTATgtggattgctttttttttttttttttttaaagattgtatttatttattcatgagacccagagagagagaggcagaggcacaggcagagggagaagcaggctccatgcagggagcccaatgtgggactcgatcccgggactccaggatcgcgccctgggccaaaggcagtgccaaaccgttgagccaccccggctgcccggattgttgaaaataaatacattggaaGGAAGATATTTTGGAGATTTGCAGCAATTTGAAAAACCAGCCAGACCAACGGCATAGCCTAGaaacactataaaaataaaaagctaggtATGTCACAAGTGCCTAAAATACATGTAGACACTAGTTTGTTATTTGCTGCCATACAGTATGCACAAGTTTGTTATAAAAAGTTCATCAAAACGCACAGAGACACTTAGAGACTGTGCACGGCATCACTCACAGTCGAGGAAAACAAACAGAGATGCAGTCATAAATCCTGACTGCATAAAATTAAACGACAGGACGCCCCGTTCTACTGTAATAATCCCACAGCCACCCCCTGTTGGTGAGCCCAGGTGTCGTATGAGCTTAAAACGGTGTGCGCTGCTCATCGTCTCCACGCAAGCAGTTTGTCGCCAGTCAATTTGAATGGCAGAAGTGATCCCGTGGTTCTCGCATATTTTTCATGGTGTTTAGTGCAATACCGTAAACCTTGAATAACACCATGGACCCACACGAAACGCTGCTCGTGATTCTGGAAGTGCtcccaagaagcagagaaaagtcGTGACGTTATAAGCAAAAGTCAAATTGCTCGATATGTACCGTAAATTAAAGTCTGCGGCTGCTGTTGCCCATCATTTCAAGATAAACGAATCCAGCGTAAGAGCCATTGTCAAAGAAATCCGGGAAGCCGTCGAGGCAGCCACGCCCGCAGGCGCGAAAACCTTGCACTTTTTGCGAGACGCTTTTTTTTATCTCGTACTGAAAATGCTGCTTTTATGTGGGTGCAGGATTGCTATGAGAAAGGCATCCCTATAGACTCTAATATGATTCAAGAGAAAGCGAAGTTGCTGTATGACAACTTAAAGCAAGAGGAAAGTGAAGGAACTAAAGCTGGAGAGTTTAATGCCAGCAAAGGatggtttgataattttagaaagaggTTTGGCTTAAAAAATGTCCGGTAGCAGGAGAAGCAGCTTCTGCCAACCAAGAGGCCACCAATGAGTTCCCACCTCAAGAACCCATAGACACCACGCCAGAGGGATTCACTGAGGGCGCCTCGGTGGAGATGAGAGCTTGTGGACCAGGGCCAGGTGAGGGGGGTGTAGAAGACGCAGGGGCGGAAAACAAGTTGACATCAGAAAACCTGGCAGAAGGGTTTCGATTATTCAAGACGGCTTTCGACTTCTTTTCCGACATGGACCCTTCTGTGATACGGGCACTGAGACTAAAGCAGATGGTGGAAGAGGGATGGGTACCCTATAGAATCatcttcagagaaatgaaaaagcagaaaagtcaGACGAGATTACAATGTATTTCTGTAAAGTTACCCCAAGCgtgcctgcctctcctgcctgcccTTCAGCCTCCTCCACCTGTCCCACCCCTGCGACCCCAGGGCCAGCCCCTCTGCCTCCCGGTCCTCAGCCTACTCAGCCGGGAGATGGTGAGGAGGATGAAGGCCTTCCCGCTGATCCGCTTCCACGTAGTAAGTAGTCCTCGTGCCGCACAGTTAAACTTGCTTATTCCGTGTGTGTCTTCACGTGAAAATCTAGTCCCTGTGCGGCAAGAACTtgtccccccttccccccccccccccctgggtCTTCATCCTGTACAACATCATGTGCAAGACTCCTTTGGAAATGGGTAGCCTAGCCTCAGAGGCGAAGGTGAGTGGTATTTAATATAAAAACGCCGTGTCTTCTTACGGTTTGGTAACTTTGCTTTCAAAGATTTACATTGCCCTGACGCgtgcccctcaccccctccctcctcccgcccccctctctcccctcctatAATTGGAGAAAATGCATATCAGACTATCATCACAGCTaagtggtttttttctttaaagaacagTGTTTCTGATACTGTATTATGAGTGACTGTAACCCTGTGTGCCATAAAACTTTTATAAGGATGATTCATTCATTAGTGTACATACAGGCGAGGCTCCTGGGAAACAGTATTATCGATTACGTTAGGCTGCCATAAAGCAACCCTATTACTGCTTCTCTGTTACAATCCATGAATCATTGTCcttacaaataaatagaaatctccctttcttattatctttctttttttgtgtctaGTGTTAGTAACGTGTATACTATCCACAGTGTCTTATATGTTGTGCATAAGACAACGTAGCTACTGATAGTTCATCTGGTAAACAAGGTAAACTTAATGGTGTCGATAATACAGTGAAGTACTGTAAAGGtacttatggttttgatttttgtgttttttaagattttatatattttttcatcagagacacacagagaggcagagacacaggcagagggagaagcaggctccttgcagggagcccgatgtgggacttgatcctgggaccctgggatcactccctgagccaaaggtagacaatcaatggctgagccacccgttGATTGTctaccttgatttttaaaatcacatgcTTTTCTCTAGTtgactttattgtaaaaatacagtataaaatacatgtaacaaaaaATACGTGTTATTTGACTTACCAGTAAGGCTCCTGGTCAACACTGTGCTATTAGTAGTTGAGTTTTTGAGGAGTGGAAggttacatgtggatttttgactgcgtGGGGGGCTGGTGTCCGAAagcccctgcattgttcaagggtcaactgtagggGTACCTGTCTGGCACCGCTTGTGTGAAGATCACACGAGCTTAAAGcatctttccctgtgtctctggcAATAGTAGTAGCCTCACAGGATTGGCAGGAACCTCTAGGTAGGATGCTCTGCAGATGTTTTATGTTGCAATTCTCATGGTTGAGTTTCAAAAAAGCAATGGTCTCTCTCCCTTCCAGGCTGCCCTCCTCCGAGCTGTGCCACGGTTGCCAGGCCCAGCAGCAGCATGGCGAAGGCCTATCTGCGGGCTGTGGTGCCGCACCGGGCAGGATCCTGGGAGGTGGCTGGGGAGCAGGGCCCCCACCCTGAAGGAGAAGGCAGCAGGCACGGAGGCAGAGAAATTCCAGATCATCTACCGGTTTGATGCTATCAGAACCTTTGGGTACTTGTCCCGGCTGAAGGTGGCACAGACGGCGCTGACGCTGCTGGCCCTGCCGCCTGGCTTCTACTGGTACTCGCACGGCCTCATGACCCTCAGCTCCCTGTACTTTGCGGGCGGGATAGCTGGCTTCGCCCTGGCCATGCTCTGCTGGATGAGCCATTTCTTCCGGAGGCTGGTGGGCATCCTGTATGTGAACGAGGCGGGCACCGTGCTGCGGGTGGCCCACCTGACCTTCTGGGGCCGGCGGCAGGACACGGACTGGCCCGTGGCTGATGTGGTGCCCATGACAGAGACCAGCGACCGGCCCCAGGAGCTGTTTATGCGTATCCAGCAGTACAGTGGGAAGCAGACCTTCTACCTCACTCTGCGCTACGGACGTGTCTTGGACAGAGAGCGTTTCACACGGGTGTTTGGGACACTGGACACCCCCAAATGAGCTGCCGGATCTCCGGCAGGACGGCTGAGGGTGTGGGTGAGGCCGAAGATCGGGGTCAGGCAGCTGAAGGCTTTGTCAGGGCCTCCAGAGCCTTGTTTCTGGGATGCGGAGGTTCATGGGGCAGGAACGAGTAGTCGGGTTTAGGAGAGGTCCTTAGTGCAAATTCATCTCACGCTTGCCTGGGACATGGAGCCAGGTCGTGGGAGAAGTTTCTGCTAACGGCCAGTTCTTGCAGGAAGCGGTGTCGGTTCACGCAGTGAACCAGAAGGCGGGGAGGTGCGGTGGGGGCCCGGAGGTTGGGTTGAGAACACTCGGGTGCTGTGAGCGCTCATCCCCCTGTCCCGGGGCAGGCTGTCGAGTCTGCATCCTTGAAAGGGAAAGGCTGCCTGTCTCACGGGCTGGGAGTGAGAGTACAGTCACTGTCAAGGTCGGTGTGGTGCCAGGCTTCCAGGCTGCCGGTGGGGATTTCCCCTCAGGGCTGGGAAGGAACTGCCCAGATGGTGACCGCACAGCCCCTGGGACGGGTGTCACCCTGTGAGCACGCCCTGCCCCCCCACGCCTGGGGGCCCTCCTGTCGCTGGGCTTTGCGGTCCAATAGACGAGACGAACCGTGTTCTGGTGCATTATGTTATAAACTGCAGCTTACTGTATGCGCTGCCCTTCCCTGCAGTCACTCCTACGTGTTTGTTATGCCCTCTGACGGAGTAAAGCGGAAGGAGGACCTGATCTTTATACTTCGGCCACCCAGAAGTCAGTAACTAAATGTTTTGTTGTGTGGACGGACTTCCAggctttttttattgtggtaaaatatgcatagtGTAAATGTATCTATCCCCGTAACCACCTTTCAGCATACGGTTCAGTGGCGTTAAAGTACATAACGACGTGGTGCGGCCACCTCCTCTGTCCCATCTCCAGAACTCCCTCATCCTCTCTTGGAGGaactctgtgcccattaaacaTCGCTCCCCATTTCACCCTCCGGCTGGCCCCTGTAACCACTCACTCgttttctgtctctggatttgcttattctgggcATTTCCTGTACATGGAATCCTACACTCTGTGGTCTTTTATGTCCGGCTTCCCTCAGCTGACTTTCTGGCCTCATGGTGCATCCATGCCGTAGCGTGTAGGAGAGCTTCGTCCCTTTCTGGGGCTGAAGAATGTACGTGTAGACcgtattttgtttatccattgatggacaatttggatttttttttttaagattttatttatttattcatgggagacacacacagagaggcagagacacagcaggcagagggagaagcaggctccatgcagggagcccgatgtaggacttgatcctgggaccccaggatcaggccccgggccaaaggcggcgccaaacagctgagccacccgggctgccctggacatTTGGATTGTGAGTAACGTTCCTGTCAACACTGGTGGACGGAAATCTGAGTCCCTGCTTTCGGTTCCTTCAAGTGTGAGAAGTGCAATTATTGGATCA
This DNA window, taken from Canis lupus familiaris isolate Mischka breed German Shepherd chromosome 6, alternate assembly UU_Cfam_GSD_1.0, whole genome shotgun sequence, encodes the following:
- the TMEM186 gene encoding transmembrane protein 186 isoform X3 — translated: MAALLRAVPRLPGPAAAWRRPICGLWCRTGQDPGRWLGSRAPTLKEKAAGTEAEKFQIIYRFDAIRTFGYLSRLKVAQTALTLLALPPGFYWYSHGLMTLSSLYFAGGIAGFALAMLCWMSHFFRRLVGILYVNEAGTVLRVAHLTFWGRRQDTDWPVADVVPMTETSDRPQELFMRIQQYSGKQTFYLTLRYGRVLDRERFTRVFGTLDTPK
- the TMEM186 gene encoding transmembrane protein 186 isoform X1; protein product: MRACGPGPGEGGVEDAGAENKLTSENLAEGFRLFKTAFDFFSDMDPSVIRALRLKQMVEEGWVPYRIIFREMKKQKSQTRLQCISVKLPQACLPLLPALQPPPPVPPLRPQGQPLCLPVLSLLSREMVRRMKAFPLIRFHVAALLRAVPRLPGPAAAWRRPICGLWCRTGQDPGRWLGSRAPTLKEKAAGTEAEKFQIIYRFDAIRTFGYLSRLKVAQTALTLLALPPGFYWYSHGLMTLSSLYFAGGIAGFALAMLCWMSHFFRRLVGILYVNEAGTVLRVAHLTFWGRRQDTDWPVADVVPMTETSDRPQELFMRIQQYSGKQTFYLTLRYGRVLDRERFTRVFGTLDTPK
- the TMEM186 gene encoding transmembrane protein 186 isoform X2; this encodes MCKTPLEMGSLASEAKAALLRAVPRLPGPAAAWRRPICGLWCRTGQDPGRWLGSRAPTLKEKAAGTEAEKFQIIYRFDAIRTFGYLSRLKVAQTALTLLALPPGFYWYSHGLMTLSSLYFAGGIAGFALAMLCWMSHFFRRLVGILYVNEAGTVLRVAHLTFWGRRQDTDWPVADVVPMTETSDRPQELFMRIQQYSGKQTFYLTLRYGRVLDRERFTRVFGTLDTPK